A genomic window from Candidatus Bathyarchaeia archaeon includes:
- a CDS encoding alpha/beta fold hydrolase, producing the protein MIRPVAFRNKGQQIIGVLHKPDNIKPHEKVPGIVMFHGFTGNRSEAHRLFVQIARGLSSCGFAVLRFDFRGSGDSDGDFEDMTLPEEVSDAERAVTFLLRQRNVDRERIGVIGLSMGGRVAAILASKDKRIKFAVLYSPALSPLKERFLSLMSKEALGRLESGEPIEVSSGWYLKKAFFETIDYIVPLDIMGKIRVPVLIIHGDRDEVIPVEESVKAYERVKGLNEKNELYIVKGGDHTFSKREHTLEVLKKTIEWLNSLNLIH; encoded by the coding sequence ATGATTAGGCCCGTAGCATTTAGGAATAAGGGTCAACAGATAATAGGGGTTCTCCATAAGCCCGACAATATTAAGCCTCATGAGAAGGTTCCGGGAATAGTTATGTTTCATGGCTTTACTGGCAATAGAAGCGAGGCCCATAGGCTCTTTGTCCAAATAGCTAGAGGGCTATCCAGCTGCGGTTTCGCTGTTCTACGTTTTGATTTCAGGGGTTCAGGGGACAGTGATGGAGACTTTGAAGATATGACACTGCCAGAGGAAGTAAGCGATGCTGAGAGAGCCGTAACATTCTTACTTAGGCAGAGGAATGTTGACAGGGAAAGGATTGGTGTCATAGGCTTAAGTATGGGTGGTAGGGTTGCGGCAATCCTCGCTTCAAAAGACAAGAGGATTAAGTTCGCAGTTTTATATTCGCCGGCTCTAAGCCCATTAAAGGAAAGGTTCCTTTCATTAATGAGTAAAGAGGCTTTAGGGAGGCTTGAGTCTGGTGAGCCAATAGAGGTCTCCAGCGGATGGTACCTGAAAAAAGCATTTTTCGAGACCATTGACTACATAGTCCCCCTAGACATAATGGGCAAAATTAGGGTTCCAGTCTTGATAATACATGGCGATCGAGACGAGGTTATACCAGTGGAGGAATCCGTGAAAGCCTATGAGCGGGTCAAGGGCTTAAATGAGAAGAATGAGCTTTACATAGTTAAAGGTGGAGATCACACATTCTCTAAGAGGGAGCATACTTTAGAGGTTCTAAAGAAGACAATTGAATGGTTAAACTCATTAAATTTAATTCATTAA
- a CDS encoding NAD(P)H-hydrate dehydratase translates to MSEKIITTREMRALDLNAEYFGISRLQLMENAGRSVAAEIASRFKPSNTKISVFCGLGGNGGDGFVAARHLICMGFKVNVLLAGRQSDITNEESRRNWEALRSLRKSLTLREVYDSSLIPDVEADVVVDALLGIGLKSPPRPPISQMIEKINELDAFRVAVDVPSGIDSDTGAVLGEAVKAHLTVTFHKPKPGLLKAKEYVGELIVKQIGIPEEIESFAGPGDVLTILKPRPPEAHKGDFGRLLVVGGSETFSGAPTLTALAALRAGVDLVYIAAPRETAYAISSISPDLITLKLEGDHLSVRNMPIIRSYVERVTAIAIGPGLGLHKEIEEAVNEIVEAAEKRGIPILLDADGLKAFANFKHRLKTPAVLTPHLGEYTLLAGERPPEDLEGRAEHVKKTAEDLNAVILLKSHVDIISDGFRIKFNFTGNPGMTVGGTGDVLSGIVAAFLSQGIDPFEAAVAGAFINGAAGDFVVAEKGYHMVSSDLIDWIPKVMNDPISHMKIKRQMRGQP, encoded by the coding sequence ATGTCTGAGAAGATCATAACAACGAGGGAGATGCGCGCCTTAGACTTAAACGCCGAGTATTTCGGGATCTCAAGGCTACAACTAATGGAGAACGCTGGGAGAAGCGTCGCCGCCGAGATTGCGTCGCGTTTTAAACCATCAAACACGAAAATCTCCGTTTTCTGCGGTTTAGGTGGAAATGGCGGAGACGGCTTTGTCGCGGCAAGGCATCTAATATGCATGGGCTTTAAAGTTAACGTCTTACTCGCCGGAAGGCAATCCGACATAACCAACGAGGAATCTAGAAGGAACTGGGAGGCCTTAAGATCGTTACGCAAGTCGTTAACTCTACGCGAGGTTTACGATTCATCGCTTATACCTGATGTTGAAGCCGATGTCGTTGTGGACGCGCTTCTAGGAATAGGTTTAAAAAGCCCCCCTAGACCACCCATCTCACAAATGATAGAGAAGATTAATGAATTAGATGCCTTCCGAGTCGCGGTTGACGTCCCGAGCGGAATAGACTCGGATACAGGCGCGGTTTTAGGCGAAGCCGTAAAAGCGCACTTGACAGTTACATTTCACAAGCCGAAGCCGGGCCTTTTAAAAGCCAAGGAATATGTCGGCGAGTTAATCGTCAAGCAGATAGGGATCCCGGAAGAAATTGAAAGTTTTGCTGGACCGGGCGATGTTTTAACCATATTAAAGCCTAGGCCGCCGGAAGCCCATAAAGGCGATTTCGGCAGGTTGCTTGTAGTTGGGGGAAGCGAGACATTCAGCGGCGCGCCCACTTTGACGGCTTTGGCGGCTTTAAGGGCTGGCGTAGACCTAGTTTACATCGCGGCGCCCCGTGAAACAGCTTACGCTATATCCTCGATATCGCCGGATCTTATAACTCTTAAGCTTGAAGGAGACCATTTAAGTGTAAGAAACATGCCGATAATAAGGAGCTACGTGGAGAGGGTGACGGCCATCGCTATAGGTCCAGGCTTAGGCTTACATAAGGAGATTGAAGAAGCCGTTAACGAGATAGTGGAGGCGGCTGAAAAGCGGGGGATCCCAATATTGCTTGACGCTGATGGATTAAAAGCATTCGCTAACTTTAAGCATAGGCTTAAGACGCCAGCGGTCCTGACCCCCCATTTAGGCGAGTATACTCTTTTAGCTGGCGAGAGGCCGCCGGAGGATCTTGAGGGAAGAGCTGAGCATGTGAAGAAGACGGCCGAGGATCTTAACGCAGTTATACTCTTAAAATCCCACGTAGACATAATTTCGGACGGCTTCAGAATTAAATTTAATTTTACCGGGAACCCGGGCATGACCGTTGGCGGCACAGGCGATGTGCTTTCCGGCATAGTTGCTGCTTTTCTATCTCAAGGTATAGATCCGTTTGAGGCTGCTGTGGCCGGAGCCTTCATTAACGGCGCCGCCGGAGACTTTGTGGTGGCTGAAAAGGGCTATCACATGGTTTCTAGCGACCTCATTGACTGGATACCGAAAGTTATGAATGATCCTATAAGCCATATGAAGATTAAGAGGCAGATGAGGGGGCAACCATGA
- a CDS encoding pyridoxal phosphate-dependent aminotransferase, with the protein MMPDISERTRNLGTETAFDVLREVNEMVRRGKSIMNFCIGQPDFDTPNYIKEGAIEAIRSGKTGYTPSAGIPELREAIAEYFSETRGIDIKPEWVVVACGAKPFIGYTILSVTDHGKGHEVIYPNPGFPIYESLIRAYGAVPVPLPILEKNGFKVDVEYLEKIVNERTRLLILNSPHNPTGGVLDRETLEQMADIVKRYDNLWVFSDEVYSQMVYDGEFVSIASIDGMLERTVIVDGVSKTYAMTGWRIGFAANPKLAQHLARWVTNTESCAPHPNQYAALTALKGPQDDSRRMIESFRRRREIIVDGLNSIKGIRCLKPKGAFYAWPNVTEACKIVGAKDSEDFRARLLYGAGVAVLSDIHFGHKNEGDGEHLRISYAASEENIKEGLKRIKVFIEENSLH; encoded by the coding sequence ATGATGCCAGATATATCAGAGAGAACGAGAAATCTCGGAACCGAAACGGCTTTCGATGTCTTAAGGGAAGTAAACGAGATGGTTAGAAGGGGCAAAAGCATAATGAACTTCTGCATAGGCCAACCAGATTTTGACACACCAAACTACATTAAGGAGGGCGCAATAGAAGCCATAAGAAGTGGAAAAACTGGATATACACCTTCGGCTGGGATACCGGAGCTCAGGGAGGCTATCGCTGAATATTTCTCTGAGACTAGGGGGATTGACATTAAGCCGGAATGGGTTGTGGTCGCATGCGGCGCTAAACCATTCATAGGGTATACTATACTTTCGGTTACTGATCATGGTAAAGGCCACGAGGTTATCTACCCTAACCCCGGCTTCCCAATATATGAATCTTTGATAAGAGCGTACGGCGCAGTGCCGGTTCCACTACCAATACTTGAAAAAAATGGCTTCAAAGTAGACGTGGAATACTTGGAGAAAATAGTTAATGAGAGGACTAGGCTGCTTATATTGAATTCACCCCACAACCCTACGGGCGGGGTTTTAGATAGGGAAACTCTTGAGCAAATGGCCGATATAGTGAAACGCTACGATAATCTATGGGTTTTCTCAGATGAAGTTTACTCTCAAATGGTTTATGACGGCGAATTCGTTAGTATAGCCTCAATAGATGGAATGCTGGAGAGAACGGTGATCGTAGACGGGGTCTCAAAGACATATGCGATGACCGGCTGGAGAATAGGTTTTGCAGCGAACCCGAAGCTCGCCCAACACTTAGCCCGCTGGGTGACAAACACCGAGTCATGTGCACCACACCCAAATCAGTACGCGGCGTTAACTGCGCTAAAGGGCCCGCAAGACGATTCGAGAAGAATGATTGAGAGCTTTAGGAGAAGAAGGGAAATAATAGTTGATGGCTTAAACTCAATTAAAGGCATCCGCTGCTTAAAGCCTAAGGGAGCCTTCTACGCTTGGCCAAATGTTACAGAAGCCTGCAAGATTGTCGGCGCAAAGGATTCTGAAGATTTCAGGGCGCGCCTGCTTTACGGGGCCGGTGTAGCTGTCTTATCTGATATTCACTTTGGGCATAAAAACGAGGGTGATGGAGAGCACCTGAGAATCTCCTATGCTGCCTCAGAGGAAAACATAAAAGAAGGCCTAAAGAGGATAAAAGTTTTCATAGAGGAAAACAGTCTCCATTAA
- a CDS encoding tRNA(Ile)(2)-agmatinylcytidine synthase → MKLHIGFDDTDSPRGGCTTYVAALMIERFCRMGVQFADYPNLIRLNPNVPWKTRGNGALCLRIICEDSLYEDVKEEAIEVIEENSDLSYRGTDPGIVFLVGEVPEEIERFAKETIQGIVSIKYALKVIRRFKAEAVGYNSRRGIIGGLAAIGETLSWDHTFELIAYRRRENWGTPRKIDESSVIEMDKKMVNLTFNNIDPETGRILITPRGPDPVLYGIRGETPEAVKSAHEMIHSYEPIDRWVIFRTNHGTDAHLRAVRSIRDVRPYHPVIVQGWIKGSPKIIPGGHVIFRIWDETGAVDCAAYEESGNLRKIACMLTEGDQVKVYGGVRPRSRKNPMTINVEKLEVLSLADRIILQNPLCPVCSKRMKSMGRGKGFECYKCGFHGPKLTKVAVKVERDVKPGLYIAPPRSERHLTKPLSRYNLEKKWVQEKACRVILPQEFWSRSA, encoded by the coding sequence ATGAAGCTGCATATAGGGTTCGACGACACCGATTCACCTAGAGGTGGATGTACAACCTACGTTGCAGCGCTAATGATCGAAAGGTTTTGCAGGATGGGGGTTCAATTCGCAGATTACCCGAACCTCATTAGATTAAACCCAAATGTTCCTTGGAAAACCCGCGGCAATGGGGCGCTCTGCCTGAGAATCATATGCGAAGACAGCCTATATGAGGATGTGAAAGAGGAGGCGATCGAAGTCATCGAGGAAAACTCGGATCTCAGCTATAGAGGAACCGACCCGGGAATTGTTTTTCTTGTGGGCGAGGTGCCTGAGGAAATCGAGAGGTTTGCCAAGGAAACCATCCAAGGGATTGTAAGCATTAAGTATGCCTTAAAGGTGATAAGGAGGTTTAAGGCTGAAGCTGTCGGCTACAATAGTAGGCGAGGGATTATTGGAGGGCTAGCCGCCATCGGCGAAACCTTGAGCTGGGACCATACATTTGAACTAATAGCCTATAGGAGGAGGGAGAATTGGGGAACCCCCAGAAAAATCGACGAATCGTCGGTGATAGAGATGGATAAAAAAATGGTTAATTTAACGTTTAACAACATTGACCCCGAGACCGGCAGGATTCTGATAACTCCTAGGGGGCCGGATCCAGTACTCTATGGTATTAGAGGCGAGACGCCGGAGGCGGTTAAATCTGCGCATGAGATGATCCACTCCTATGAGCCAATAGACCGCTGGGTTATTTTTAGGACAAATCATGGAACTGATGCGCATTTAAGAGCGGTTCGCTCTATAAGGGATGTGAGGCCATATCATCCGGTAATAGTTCAAGGTTGGATTAAGGGTTCTCCTAAAATTATCCCCGGGGGACATGTAATATTCCGTATATGGGATGAGACGGGAGCAGTGGATTGCGCAGCCTACGAGGAGAGCGGCAACCTACGAAAAATAGCCTGTATGTTAACTGAGGGCGATCAAGTGAAGGTTTATGGCGGGGTTCGCCCAAGATCTAGGAAGAACCCCATGACTATAAACGTTGAGAAGCTCGAGGTTCTCAGTTTAGCCGACAGAATTATTCTTCAGAATCCGCTATGCCCGGTTTGCAGTAAGAGGATGAAATCTATGGGTAGAGGCAAGGGGTTCGAGTGCTACAAGTGCGGCTTTCACGGCCCGAAGCTCACGAAAGTGGCAGTTAAGGTTGAGAGGGACGTTAAGCCGGGACTATACATTGCGCCGCCTAGATCAGAAAGACACTTAACAAAACCGTTATCGAGATATAACTTGGAGAAAAAGTGGGTTCAAGAGAAAGCCTGTAGGGTTATTCTACCTCAAGAGTTCTGGAGTAGAAGCGCCTAG
- a CDS encoding DHH family phosphoesterase has protein sequence MGCSFQKIIDIVEKRGVKSALILCHQNADPDAICSSYALIKLLKYFKPEIEVEVASPESVSKVSKSILERFSMRVENEKPNFSKADIIFMLDTSTVQQLGEWRKNVCESASPKIVIDHHTPHPETVKITSLCVCREDLSSTCEIIHDFFKEANVKPSRDVAEALFLGIAFDTRHFTLASSSTFKVISELIDLGVDAQEILQLLLVPMDVSERIARLKACRRMRLMRIYGWVIAFSHVGSFQASAARALVDVGASLAIVGSQDKDKISISLRSSSEFYNKTGIHLGRDLAKILGEYLHGMGGGHSTSAGVNGAGDLEKAFKYTAKILREKLKNSPYQ, from the coding sequence ATGGGTTGCTCCTTTCAGAAAATAATTGACATTGTGGAGAAGAGGGGGGTTAAGTCAGCGTTAATTTTATGCCATCAGAACGCGGACCCTGATGCCATATGCTCATCCTATGCCCTTATCAAACTGTTGAAATATTTTAAGCCTGAAATTGAGGTTGAGGTTGCGTCGCCTGAAAGCGTTAGCAAAGTATCCAAGAGTATTTTGGAGCGTTTCTCAATGAGGGTGGAGAATGAGAAACCGAATTTCAGTAAGGCCGACATAATATTCATGTTGGACACAAGCACTGTGCAGCAGCTGGGCGAGTGGAGGAAAAACGTATGCGAGTCCGCTTCCCCAAAAATCGTTATTGACCACCATACCCCTCACCCAGAGACTGTGAAAATTACGTCTCTATGCGTATGCCGAGAGGATCTCTCATCTACCTGTGAAATAATCCATGATTTTTTTAAGGAGGCCAATGTTAAGCCTTCAAGGGACGTTGCTGAAGCCCTATTTTTAGGGATCGCCTTCGATACAAGGCATTTTACCTTGGCTTCCTCCTCAACATTTAAGGTGATATCTGAGCTCATAGATCTCGGCGTCGACGCCCAAGAAATATTGCAGCTCCTATTAGTGCCGATGGATGTTTCTGAGCGTATAGCTCGGCTTAAAGCCTGTAGAAGAATGAGGCTCATGCGGATATATGGCTGGGTTATAGCCTTCTCGCATGTCGGCTCCTTTCAAGCATCGGCCGCAAGAGCGCTTGTAGATGTTGGAGCAAGCTTAGCGATAGTCGGCTCTCAAGACAAAGATAAAATATCTATCAGCTTAAGATCCAGCAGCGAATTCTACAATAAGACTGGGATACATTTGGGTAGAGATCTCGCGAAAATATTGGGCGAATACCTTCACGGGATGGGTGGAGGGCATTCGACTTCTGCGGGTGTTAATGGGGCTGGGGATCTAGAGAAAGCCTTCAAGTATACAGCTAAGATTCTTAGGGAAAAGCTTAAAAACAGTCCATATCAATAG
- a CDS encoding adenylate kinase — protein sequence MRIVMLGPPGSGKGTYASRLTAILGVPHISTGDMVREEIKAQTEIGKRIKEYSDRGELVPDEIIIAMLVNRLRKPDAQRGFILDGFPRTLRQAEELEKISKIDLVVNLNVPDEIIVQRLSNRLVCRQCGAIYNRLTLKPRVDEVCDACGGELYQRDDDKPDVIRERLNVYRRSTEPLIHYYREKGVLRDIHCNDLMTPPEVIVKEILNVIDELKKGKMKASDRQV from the coding sequence ATGAGAATCGTTATGCTTGGCCCGCCTGGATCTGGGAAGGGGACGTATGCCTCTAGGCTCACCGCGATACTTGGTGTCCCGCATATCTCTACTGGCGATATGGTTCGTGAGGAGATAAAGGCTCAGACGGAGATTGGAAAGCGGATTAAGGAGTATAGCGATAGGGGTGAACTGGTGCCGGACGAAATAATTATTGCTATGCTGGTTAATAGGCTTAGGAAACCCGATGCCCAGAGGGGCTTTATACTTGACGGTTTTCCAAGGACTTTAAGGCAGGCTGAAGAACTTGAAAAAATTTCCAAGATAGATCTAGTTGTAAACCTGAATGTGCCGGACGAAATAATTGTCCAGCGCTTATCTAACAGGCTTGTGTGCAGGCAGTGTGGAGCCATATATAATAGGCTTACATTAAAACCGAGGGTGGACGAGGTCTGCGATGCGTGTGGCGGCGAGCTATACCAAAGAGACGATGATAAACCCGATGTTATTAGGGAGCGCCTAAATGTTTATAGGAGAAGCACGGAGCCGCTAATACATTACTACAGGGAAAAAGGGGTCCTAAGAGACATACATTGTAATGATTTAATGACGCCCCCAGAAGTCATAGTTAAAGAAATACTAAATGTTATCGATGAGCTGAAAAAAGGAAAGATGAAAGCGAGCGATCGACAAGTCTAG
- a CDS encoding prefoldin subunit beta — translation MSEEIKLPPAVQERLLRLQQLQETLQTVLAQKQQLDLEILEIDRALSEIEKTPDDAVIYKSIGSLLIRTSKAKVTSELAERKEIATMRVSVLTKQEERLRSQIKELQEKLQKDLQPISPA, via the coding sequence ATGAGTGAAGAGATTAAGCTACCGCCAGCGGTTCAGGAGAGGCTCCTTAGGTTGCAGCAACTACAGGAGACGCTCCAGACGGTTTTAGCGCAGAAACAGCAGCTCGATTTAGAGATTCTTGAAATTGACAGGGCTTTAAGCGAGATTGAAAAAACCCCAGATGATGCGGTGATTTATAAGTCGATAGGCTCCTTACTCATAAGGACGAGTAAGGCTAAAGTTACCAGCGAGCTTGCCGAGAGAAAAGAAATCGCTACAATGAGGGTTTCAGTCCTCACGAAGCAGGAGGAAAGGCTCAGAAGCCAAATAAAAGAGCTGCAGGAGAAGCTCCAAAAAGATTTGCAGCCAATATCACCAGCATAA
- a CDS encoding biotin/lipoate A/B protein ligase family protein, whose product MAEKWRLLDTGVNDAFYNMALDEAIAVARSRNIVPNTIRFFRWEPSAVSIGYFQSMEEEVDIEACRRLGIDYVRRRTGGGAVYHDLNGELTYSIIINEDHPLVSRDFQKTYENLCSGLVRGLRLLGVPAEFKPINDIVVGGKKISGNAQTRGMGVVHQHGTILRDVNPTIMFTVLKVPSEKIRDKMIKSAEERVTSIKRYLGREVSFEELKHALIKGFEESFGIELVPGKVDVFEEELAVTLKREKYSTREWNFRR is encoded by the coding sequence ATGGCTGAGAAGTGGCGTCTACTAGACACTGGCGTTAACGATGCGTTTTATAATATGGCTTTAGATGAAGCTATAGCGGTAGCCAGATCTAGAAACATTGTTCCGAACACCATACGCTTCTTTAGATGGGAGCCTTCAGCCGTCTCCATAGGATACTTCCAAAGCATGGAGGAAGAGGTGGACATAGAGGCTTGTAGGAGATTAGGCATCGACTACGTTAGAAGAAGGACCGGGGGCGGAGCCGTGTACCATGACCTTAATGGAGAACTAACTTACAGCATAATAATCAATGAAGATCATCCGCTGGTCTCCAGAGACTTTCAAAAAACATACGAGAACCTTTGTTCAGGGTTGGTTAGGGGGCTTAGGCTTCTAGGTGTTCCCGCAGAGTTTAAACCAATAAACGATATAGTTGTTGGGGGGAAGAAGATTTCTGGAAATGCCCAAACAAGGGGAATGGGCGTTGTACACCAGCATGGCACAATACTCCGCGATGTAAACCCGACAATAATGTTCACGGTGCTTAAGGTTCCCAGCGAAAAGATCCGTGACAAAATGATAAAATCCGCGGAGGAAAGGGTAACCTCAATAAAAAGATATTTAGGGAGAGAGGTTAGCTTTGAGGAACTTAAACATGCTTTAATAAAGGGTTTCGAGGAGTCTTTTGGAATAGAGCTGGTGCCCGGAAAAGTAGATGTTTTCGAAGAAGAGTTGGCGGTAACTTTGAAAAGAGAGAAATACTCGACTAGAGAATGGAATTTCAGGAGGTAG
- a CDS encoding DUF3194 domain-containing protein, with amino-acid sequence MSKRPVSSLSYEDLEKICEIAERAARKYITSKVPKEYISDASISVDLESLDSLNIDIEVELTLSPLCKNINADEIAKESIKAAFEAVEKYLEEIQS; translated from the coding sequence TTGAGTAAACGTCCAGTAAGCTCATTGTCGTATGAGGATCTAGAGAAAATATGCGAAATAGCTGAGAGGGCTGCGAGAAAATATATCACGTCTAAGGTTCCTAAAGAGTACATATCGGATGCCTCCATATCGGTTGACTTGGAAAGCTTGGATTCTCTGAATATCGATATAGAAGTTGAGTTAACGCTTTCGCCGCTTTGCAAGAATATAAATGCTGATGAAATTGCTAAAGAATCTATAAAGGCCGCTTTTGAAGCCGTTGAAAAATATCTGGAAGAGATTCAATCCTAG
- a CDS encoding DUF362 domain-containing protein has translation MNRVKRFWKNLVRNPYFLGFVSLLWLLFRSGTKPSRIIYPCQRASATISFYLLIYPLFASILIFLKKFLRISSYAKRVSGRKILSVSLISLSAIVTVLAVYANIIINPETVLSGRATLIEKKTTVSLIRVNGRPLEEALKEAIDLVGGIDHYIPPQSKVLIKPNIVRKQEPPDTTDPAIVEALINIIRSRNPSVIWVADGSGEGNTLENFKALGYLPVAERTGAILVDLNHGDMVNVPAGGIVFNSFQFNRIVVEADVFISLACMKTHSQAVVTLTMKNLIGIAPGSLYGYPPSPTKVILHEKAEVKGDRYMAGVIVDLCKARKIDLAIIDGRIAMEGEGPHEGDPVKLDLLIVGADPVATDAVASAIMGFDPEKVPTLYLANQIGLGTNNLHEIEIKGERIEDVFYPFRPAPGHEGFQILSSTERELYRWRMNLICISASLWIITLLAAGWRRGVASTNDKIRLNMNI, from the coding sequence TTGAATAGAGTTAAAAGATTCTGGAAAAACTTGGTGAGAAATCCGTACTTTCTGGGATTTGTAAGTCTTTTATGGCTTCTTTTCAGGTCTGGGACTAAACCTTCACGGATTATTTATCCATGTCAGAGGGCGTCTGCAACCATAAGCTTTTATCTTTTAATATATCCGCTCTTCGCTTCAATACTTATCTTTCTCAAGAAATTTCTAAGAATATCATCTTACGCCAAAAGGGTTTCCGGCAGAAAGATTTTATCCGTTTCTCTAATATCCCTATCAGCAATAGTCACCGTCTTAGCAGTTTACGCCAACATAATTATTAATCCCGAAACAGTGTTAAGTGGGAGGGCAACATTAATTGAGAAAAAGACCACTGTTTCATTAATACGTGTTAATGGGCGGCCCCTTGAAGAAGCGCTGAAGGAAGCCATTGATCTCGTAGGTGGAATAGACCATTATATACCGCCTCAATCAAAAGTTCTCATCAAACCAAACATAGTTAGAAAACAGGAGCCGCCGGACACCACTGATCCAGCCATAGTTGAAGCGTTGATTAATATTATAAGAAGCAGAAATCCATCTGTAATTTGGGTAGCTGATGGAAGCGGTGAAGGTAACACCCTTGAAAACTTTAAGGCTTTAGGCTATCTGCCAGTCGCCGAGAGAACAGGGGCTATTCTCGTCGACTTAAACCATGGCGACATGGTTAATGTTCCGGCAGGGGGCATTGTCTTCAATAGTTTCCAATTTAACCGCATAGTTGTGGAGGCCGACGTCTTTATATCTCTAGCATGTATGAAAACCCACTCTCAGGCCGTAGTAACATTAACGATGAAAAATCTCATAGGAATAGCTCCCGGCTCGTTGTATGGATACCCGCCTAGCCCAACAAAAGTGATTCTACATGAGAAGGCGGAAGTGAAGGGCGATCGATACATGGCGGGCGTGATAGTTGATCTATGTAAGGCTAGAAAAATCGATTTAGCGATAATCGATGGCAGAATCGCCATGGAGGGGGAAGGGCCGCATGAAGGTGACCCGGTGAAACTCGACCTGTTAATAGTTGGAGCGGATCCGGTTGCAACCGACGCTGTGGCTTCAGCGATAATGGGCTTTGATCCAGAGAAGGTGCCGACCTTGTATCTTGCCAATCAAATTGGGCTTGGAACAAACAATTTACATGAAATTGAGATTAAAGGTGAGAGGATTGAGGATGTTTTCTATCCATTTAGACCAGCTCCTGGACATGAGGGTTTTCAGATACTTTCAAGTACTGAACGTGAACTCTATAGATGGAGAATGAACCTGATTTGCATTAGCGCTTCTCTTTGGATCATAACGCTGTTAGCTGCGGGATGGAGGCGGGGCGTCGCCTCCACAAACGATAAAATTCGTCTGAACATGAATATATAA
- a CDS encoding Lrp/AsnC ligand binding domain-containing protein, translated as MPIAFVLINAEIGSEGEVLNELKRVEGVEEAYSVYGVYDIVAKVRAESMEKLKDIVTWKIRRINKVRSTLTMIVIEEMKKE; from the coding sequence ATGCCAATAGCGTTCGTCTTAATAAATGCGGAGATAGGGTCTGAGGGAGAAGTTTTAAATGAGCTTAAGAGGGTTGAAGGAGTTGAAGAGGCTTACAGCGTCTATGGAGTTTATGACATAGTGGCTAAAGTTAGAGCCGAATCTATGGAGAAGCTTAAAGACATAGTTACATGGAAGATACGCAGAATAAATAAGGTTAGATCCACATTAACGATGATAGTTATTGAGGAGATGAAAAAAGAGTAG
- a CDS encoding lipoate protein ligase C-terminal domain-containing protein — MLKAEYKAEGGKLIKVQMTKKGDKIDSIKITGDFFMHPEDLIDDLEKTLLGCPLDENIIAETVKRFIRDRDVMLLGATPEDFAKCIIKAGGRDG; from the coding sequence ATGCTTAAGGCTGAGTATAAGGCTGAGGGAGGCAAGCTGATTAAGGTTCAGATGACTAAAAAGGGAGATAAAATAGATTCAATAAAAATAACCGGCGACTTCTTTATGCATCCGGAGGATCTTATCGATGATCTTGAAAAAACCCTTCTAGGCTGCCCCCTCGACGAAAACATAATAGCGGAGACCGTTAAACGCTTCATTAGAGATAGAGATGTGATGCTGCTGGGCGCAACCCCCGAAGACTTTGCGAAATGTATAATTAAGGCGGGTGGTAGAGATGGCTGA